In one Dehalogenimonas formicexedens genomic region, the following are encoded:
- a CDS encoding pyridoxamine 5'-phosphate oxidase family protein → MAKMPKEVIDLFQDASVPKMVATVDKKGELNVTPKTSMTAVDAETLAFADLYGKTTRTFKNLEETKKVAIVAVKIPIAPPFTTIQVKGTFQKYETSGPLFDKFAEGLKKAMGVDITGVGVVHVDSIFSQAPQDKGKKLA, encoded by the coding sequence ATGGCGAAAATGCCCAAGGAAGTTATCGATCTGTTCCAAGATGCCTCGGTACCTAAGATGGTGGCTACAGTCGACAAAAAGGGAGAGCTCAACGTCACTCCAAAAACAAGCATGACCGCGGTGGACGCAGAGACCCTGGCTTTTGCCGACCTATATGGCAAAACTACCAGGACATTCAAGAACCTTGAAGAAACCAAAAAAGTGGCGATCGTCGCTGTAAAGATTCCTATCGCCCCTCCTTTCACCACAATACAAGTTAAAGGGACTTTCCAGAAGTATGAGACTTCAGGTCCACTTTTTGATAAGTTTGCCGAAGGTCTGAAGAAAGCGATGGGTGTAGATATCACTGGAGTGGGAGTTGTCCACGTGGATTCGATTTTCTCTCAAGCTCCACAGGATAAGGGCAAGAAACTAGCGTAA
- a CDS encoding B12-binding domain-containing radical SAM protein, giving the protein MRILLVIPSRAYGNMPGYTKFPDEMLSIGGMLESCGHEVKIIDCNLDKKSQPADFIEFAPALIGFGVATGPNIASALSQSAEYKKLLPGVKITWGFRHASAYPADVLAEPCVDYAVIGAGEFTIAELTDYLQNGDIEISSIKGLAYKDPQGKAVINEVRSFMPDLDSLPDPAWHLIDVNKYSDVTLNTSRGCPYKCTFCSDANFWGGQMCDLSARRIVSQMEKLHEEFGTQHIYFSGERFVINRERLKEFCNLVIAKKWKLTWNAPVSGGIDEETVKLMAKSGCTSVLLEVETGSQRMLTFLDKGTVAEMESTFWFLVKHRIIPTIFMYYGYPNETLADFRESLDLLKRLDDPPYLYMKFVPYPGTKLFDYCVEHGLLAQPKTLIEWADFPLRCANEMNLSSVPQKAMDDAMASFRRSYATRRVRFMMRHNPAFFLTAVKRPGEFFRSVWDLGKYYIDIMMDQTNSSDSWMFKLFKRMGWVGKENKKLDEAKGITRGGEVR; this is encoded by the coding sequence ATGAGAATATTACTCGTTATCCCATCCAGGGCGTACGGCAATATGCCGGGTTACACCAAATTTCCGGATGAGATGCTGTCTATCGGCGGCATGCTGGAAAGCTGCGGACATGAAGTCAAAATAATCGATTGCAACCTGGATAAGAAAAGTCAGCCGGCAGACTTTATCGAATTTGCCCCCGCGCTTATCGGGTTTGGCGTGGCTACGGGCCCGAATATCGCCAGCGCCCTGTCTCAGTCAGCGGAATATAAAAAACTGCTGCCTGGAGTTAAGATCACCTGGGGATTCAGGCACGCCAGTGCCTATCCGGCTGATGTTCTTGCCGAGCCCTGCGTCGATTATGCCGTGATAGGGGCGGGTGAATTCACTATCGCCGAACTCACCGACTACTTACAGAATGGTGATATTGAGATTTCATCGATTAAAGGGTTGGCCTACAAGGACCCTCAAGGCAAAGCGGTAATCAATGAAGTCAGATCTTTCATGCCCGATCTCGACAGCCTGCCGGATCCGGCCTGGCATCTGATAGATGTCAACAAATATTCTGACGTCACTCTGAATACCTCCCGGGGCTGCCCTTATAAATGCACTTTTTGCTCCGATGCAAATTTCTGGGGCGGCCAGATGTGTGATCTTTCCGCCAGGCGCATCGTGTCGCAGATGGAGAAGCTGCATGAGGAGTTTGGAACCCAGCACATCTATTTTTCTGGGGAGCGGTTCGTCATCAACCGCGAGCGGCTCAAGGAGTTCTGTAATCTTGTCATCGCCAAGAAATGGAAATTGACCTGGAACGCTCCAGTCTCAGGTGGCATTGACGAAGAGACGGTTAAGCTCATGGCTAAGAGCGGTTGTACCTCGGTGCTGCTCGAGGTTGAAACCGGCAGCCAACGAATGCTGACCTTTCTGGACAAGGGCACTGTGGCCGAAATGGAATCCACATTCTGGTTTTTAGTCAAACACCGCATCATCCCGACCATCTTCATGTACTACGGGTACCCCAACGAGACTCTCGCCGATTTCAGGGAAAGCCTGGACCTGTTGAAGCGACTTGACGATCCGCCCTATCTCTACATGAAATTCGTACCCTACCCCGGTACTAAGCTTTTCGATTATTGTGTCGAGCACGGACTCCTGGCTCAACCCAAGACCTTAATAGAATGGGCCGATTTCCCTCTCCGGTGTGCTAACGAGATGAACCTGTCTTCTGTACCTCAAAAAGCTATGGATGATGCCATGGCCAGCTTTCGCCGCAGCTATGCCACGAGGCGAGTGCGCTTCATGATGCGACATAACCCGGCGTTCTTCCTGACCGCGGTCAAACGTCCAGGTGAATTCTTCCGTTCGGTCTGGGACCTGGGAAAGTATTACATCGACATTATGATGGACCAAACCAACAGTTCCGATTCATGGATGTTCAAACTGTTTAAAAGGATGGGTTGGGTAGGTAAGGAAAACAAAAAGCTCGATGAAGCCAAGGGTATTACACGCGGTGGAGAGGTGAGGTAA
- a CDS encoding reductive dehalogenase → MSKFHSTVTRRDFMKAIGLAGAGVGAAALANPVFHDLDELGGATGIGKAKRAWWVKEREALDSTTPVDWDIYKRYDGALNTVPFLGNMAPDEAKKLTDETGMIGLLETLQHDLGNTAAMIKFPKWQPGSQHIEAMLNKKPGYSVREFAFGHGMVTWPSKLLEPHAMFMGDSRIMSRIWSPQELGVPPWSGTPEENSALLRTVIRTLGGSTIGFVPLNEKTRRFINTRPIGDPGMRIEFEDVDAPYLKYSGKDNSESKFVIPNKFTTAVTFSWQMSKAIMNVPGMHTAQQSGGTCIQIDVPRHTLLQFFKALGWHAASTDAIGNHLFPPFGVMGGLGEMGRMTMVITPERGPQIRATSCVFTDLPLAYDNPIEFGARRFCFTCKKCADVCPMGAISTEKEPSWDITKKYDNYVQPETFNNAGLNAWYLDHNKCYQGWRKSLSGYCGLCQPNCTFSKFDQAGIHQVIMGTASTTPVFNGFFRKMDDFFGYGSKAKGWGETTQEEIDALMYSGENLSEWGYDGTYGRHRL, encoded by the coding sequence GTGAGCAAGTTCCATAGCACCGTGACCCGTCGTGATTTCATGAAGGCGATTGGCTTGGCTGGAGCCGGGGTTGGAGCCGCCGCACTGGCAAACCCAGTATTTCATGACTTGGATGAGCTGGGTGGAGCAACTGGAATTGGTAAAGCTAAACGCGCCTGGTGGGTAAAAGAGCGCGAGGCATTGGATTCAACTACTCCGGTGGATTGGGATATCTATAAAAGATACGATGGTGCGCTCAATACTGTACCGTTCCTTGGGAACATGGCTCCGGACGAAGCCAAGAAACTTACTGATGAAACGGGGATGATCGGTTTACTCGAAACTCTTCAACACGATTTAGGGAACACTGCAGCGATGATCAAGTTTCCCAAGTGGCAACCAGGTTCACAACACATTGAAGCTATGTTAAATAAGAAACCTGGTTACAGCGTCAGGGAATTTGCGTTTGGGCATGGTATGGTGACCTGGCCTTCAAAATTGTTGGAACCTCATGCAATGTTCATGGGGGATAGCCGGATTATGAGCCGTATTTGGAGCCCACAAGAATTAGGTGTTCCTCCTTGGAGTGGTACCCCTGAAGAAAACAGTGCTCTTCTCCGAACGGTTATCAGGACATTGGGAGGATCTACCATCGGTTTTGTACCTCTAAATGAGAAAACAAGGAGGTTTATCAACACTAGACCAATTGGAGATCCCGGAATGCGAATTGAATTTGAAGATGTGGATGCGCCGTACCTTAAGTATTCTGGTAAAGACAATTCAGAATCAAAATTTGTTATACCAAACAAATTCACGACTGCAGTGACTTTTAGTTGGCAAATGTCCAAAGCCATTATGAATGTTCCTGGTATGCATACAGCACAGCAATCTGGAGGTACTTGTATTCAAATAGATGTCCCTCGACATACTTTACTGCAATTTTTTAAGGCCTTGGGTTGGCACGCAGCTTCGACCGATGCAATAGGTAATCATCTGTTTCCTCCTTTTGGGGTTATGGGGGGGTTAGGCGAGATGGGGCGCATGACCATGGTTATAACTCCGGAAAGAGGACCCCAAATACGAGCCACAAGTTGTGTGTTCACTGATCTCCCACTCGCTTATGATAATCCGATTGAATTTGGGGCTCGTCGCTTTTGCTTTACCTGTAAAAAATGCGCTGATGTCTGTCCAATGGGAGCAATAAGTACAGAAAAAGAGCCATCATGGGACATCACCAAGAAATATGATAATTATGTTCAACCCGAGACATTCAACAATGCTGGATTAAATGCCTGGTATCTGGATCACAATAAATGCTATCAAGGCTGGAGAAAATCCCTTTCGGGGTATTGCGGACTTTGCCAGCCCAACTGCACTTTTTCGAAATTTGATCAAGCAGGAATTCACCAGGTCATCATGGGGACTGCATCAACTACTCCAGTTTTCAACGGGTTCTTTAGGAAAATGGACGATTTCTTCGGTTATGGGTCCAAAGCCAAAGGTTGGGGAGAAACAACGCAAGAAGAAATTGATGCGTTAATGTATTCTGGAGAAAACCTCAGTGAATGGGGATATGACGGAACCTACGGGCGCCATAGGTTATAA
- a CDS encoding bifunctional 3,4-dihydroxy-2-butanone-4-phosphate synthase/GTP cyclohydrolase II translates to MLNTDNLNKAIVDFRQGKFVIIVDDDSRENEGDLAIAAEAITPETINFMAKNARGLICVPMDPDRLEMLNLPLMVHDNTSKHSTAFTVSVEARFGVSTGISAADRAATVKALIDPSTQPNDLVKPGHIFPLKALKGGVLKRAGHTEASVDLARLSGLYPAAVICEIMNPDGTMARLPQLKIMSKEWGFTMISVAELIAYRRRTEHLVQRVAETKMPTRYGEFQAIAYRSEVESGEHVALVKGKINGDEPVLVRVHSECLTGEVFGSLRCDCGEQLDMAMKAIINEGSGVLLYMRQEGRGIGFHNKLRAYALQDQGLDTVEANHELGFEDDLRDYGIGAQILSDLGLTRIKLMTNNPRKVVGLEGYGLTITEVLNIQAPPNSYDKKYLNAKKNKLGHHLELVADP, encoded by the coding sequence ATGTTAAATACGGATAATCTTAACAAGGCGATAGTTGATTTTAGGCAAGGGAAATTTGTCATTATTGTCGATGATGACAGCCGCGAAAACGAAGGTGATCTGGCAATAGCTGCTGAGGCAATTACACCTGAAACAATCAACTTTATGGCTAAAAACGCTCGCGGTCTAATTTGTGTCCCCATGGATCCGGATCGTTTGGAGATGCTCAATCTTCCGCTAATGGTTCATGACAACACTTCAAAACATTCCACCGCTTTCACAGTGTCAGTAGAGGCTCGTTTTGGAGTCTCTACAGGAATTTCGGCTGCCGATAGGGCGGCAACGGTGAAGGCTTTGATCGATCCCTCAACTCAACCAAATGATTTAGTGAAACCCGGGCATATTTTCCCGTTGAAAGCCCTCAAGGGTGGCGTATTGAAGAGAGCTGGCCACACTGAGGCTTCAGTAGATTTGGCAAGGTTATCAGGATTGTATCCGGCCGCAGTGATCTGCGAGATTATGAACCCTGATGGGACTATGGCGCGTCTTCCCCAACTCAAAATAATGTCCAAAGAATGGGGCTTCACCATGATCAGTGTTGCCGAATTAATTGCATATCGCCGAAGAACCGAGCATCTGGTTCAACGAGTCGCAGAAACCAAAATGCCGACCCGTTATGGGGAATTTCAAGCGATCGCTTATCGTAGTGAAGTTGAAAGCGGTGAACACGTTGCTTTGGTGAAGGGAAAGATCAACGGAGATGAACCTGTTTTGGTCCGGGTGCATAGCGAATGTCTTACCGGGGAAGTATTTGGCAGCCTGAGGTGCGATTGCGGTGAACAATTGGACATGGCGATGAAAGCCATTATTAACGAGGGTTCTGGGGTGCTACTATATATGCGGCAGGAAGGCAGAGGCATAGGTTTCCACAACAAATTACGAGCTTATGCCTTGCAAGACCAAGGGTTGGATACGGTAGAAGCAAATCATGAGCTGGGGTTTGAAGATGACCTTCGGGATTATGGAATTGGCGCTCAAATCCTATCCGATTTAGGATTGACTCGTATCAAATTGATGACCAATAATCCGCGAAAAGTGGTTGGACTTGAAGGATACGGATTAACAATAACAGAAGTTTTGAATATCCAGGCGCCTCCAAATTCTTACGACAAAAAGTACCTTAACGCCAAGAAAAACAAACTTGGGCACCACCTTGAATTGGTGGCGGATCCCTAG